TGTCAGTCAATATCGTGCCTTAAATGAAGAATACGTCAAAGGACAAGGTATGTTGGCCTCATTTAACATCAATTATAAATTTTAATATGTTTAAGACCGTCATTCTTTGGTTGCATAAATGGCTCGGAATCATCACCGGAGTTGTGGTATTCATCCTAAGCCTGACGGGCAGCATATACACCTTTCAGGATGAGCTCAAGCTCTGGGCTTATCCTGAAAAATATTTTATCTCCGATACAACCATCCACTCAAAAACTCCACTACCATTAAGCACACTTCTTGACAGCGCACAGAAAAGCCTCAAAAAAAATCAAAAAATCACGCGGGTTGATCTCTATCCTTCGAAGAATCGTACCTGGGTATTTCGTGCCATAAAAACGGACGAAAAAGCATTTGGCCATTGGAATTATTACCGCTATTACAAACGCGTTTTCATCAATCCATATACTGGCCAGGTACAGCAAGTAGAGAATTCAAAAACAGAGTTCTTTCAGTTAGTGCTTCAGCTTCACCTAAACCTCCTCTTCGGCAAGCAATATGGCCACCCTATCGTCGCCTGGTCAACGGTCATTTTTGTCCTTATCTTACTTAGTGGTATTGTTCTTTGGTGGCCAAAAAAATGGAAGGGCAAGAATCTCAAGCGCAGTTTTTGGTTAGATACCAAAGTCAAATGGAAGCGACTGAACCACGACCTCCACAATGTCATCGGATTTTACAGTTTATTTATCGGATTGATTTTTGCCATTACGGGACTCGCTTTTGCTTTTCCGGATTTTAAAAAGACCTATAGCGCAACATTCAATTTATTGCAGTCGCCAACAGCTTCTTCCACACGTAGCTCCCCTATACCCTTGCCCGCTGTGGAAAAGAAATTTCAGGACAATGCGCTGCGGTATGCCTTGGCAAATTATCCGGATGCTGAAATGATGTCGATCCGACTAAAAAAAGAGACCGAAACAGCAATGGATATACAGGTGAGACATCATGAAAAACGAAGTGGTGTATTTGACTGGCTTTATTATAATAAAGAAGAAAACAGTCTTACAGCAGTCAAATCCAGCAACGAATTGCAGTATGGGGATAAGCTCGGTGCACTTAACTATGATATTCATACCGGTGCCATCGGTGGACTCACAACAAAAATTATCGCTTGCCTTGCCAGTCTCTTTTGTGCTTCCTTGCCCATCACAGGATACATCATCTGGATGAACAAAAGCAAAAAGAAGAAAAAGAAAGGTTATCAACATAATGTTAATAAGTACTGTTAATAACTGTATTTTTCTTTTAAACAGGTTTTCAACAACGTTATTAACATAATGTGGAAAACTAACCCTCACCCTATTTACCGACGCAATCTCTTGTCCAAATTTACAGTAACACGATAAGCCAGCTGAAAAAATACCATACGAGAGAAAAAAGATGACAACCTTTAAATCGAGAAGAGCCCAACGCGCAGCAGGGCCAACAGGGCGACACTAAAAAAAGGAAGCATTCTTCAACATAAGGAACCACAATATACAGCCTAAGAAGAAGGGCGAGCGGGAAAAAAGAAAATCCGATGCACAGGGTACACCGGATTTCTTCAATAATAAACCAACAACTAACTTTACAGATTCGGGTTCCGCACAGTCTCTTCGTATGGGATAGCAAACAAATAATAAGGGCTATTTTCCACAAAATTAGATCCATTAGGAAACTTAATAACCCGGTGCCCCTGCCCGTTCACTAGCTTCGGTTTGCCATCTGCACCCACAATTTGGACTTGAATAGGCTTGCCGTCTGCATCAACATAAGATTTTCGTGCAACCTTTCCTTGTGTCCGAAGAATATCCGACAGGGCAAATCCTTCCCCCCAAAGCTCTTTTCGTCTTTCAATCAGGATCGCTGCAATTAATTGATCCGTATCATTTCCTGAAAACAGCTTTGCATTCCTCGCTGCACGCAGCTTATTCAAGGCTGCTACTGCTTTATCTTTTTCACCAGCCCGTGCGTACCCCTCGGCAGCGATCAAAACCATTTCCGAAGCACGCATATACACAATGTCACCGATCAAATTCGATTTAAACTTAAACTTCTTATACCGTAGAAAGCCCTCCCGACCGGGTAAATTATCCCATTCAAATAAAGCGTAACGCACATCACTGGTATCGAATAAATCTTTAAAATAAGGATCGGCCATAAAACTATAGTAATAAGATCCAGCTGACGAAACATCCAAATAATGAAATGTATAACTTGCCACATTTTGCTCGTTAGTTTGCTGATGCCCCCAAATCCACTCGCTATTTCCAAGATCATTAAAACCCGCCTGATAATCTGACGGAGTCATTAAATTATACTTCTGAGCTGCTTTTTCAGCATACGCTGCGGCCAGTTTCCATTCGCCAACCTGCAGATAAGTCCGAGCGAGCAAACCATAAACAACCTCTGCATTGATTTCGTATTTATCCGCTCGACCAGCAGAAGCCAACAAGCTTTCACTGTCTTTGAGATCTTTCAAGATAAGTTCATACACTTCTGCCTGTGTTGACCTTGATTTTCCTTCAGTCGATAGTGTACTGGGTTCGGTATAAATCGGAACAGATTTCGCATTTTTGTCCTTGAGGTAACTAAACTGATAAAATGTGGCCAGATTTAAGTAGGAAAATGCACGTAATGCTTTAGCTCTTCCCTTTAACACATTTTTAGTTTCAGTAGAGCCTTCGGACCCATCTACCTTTGCAATGACATTGTTCATGTTATCGATCACCTTATACAACATAATCCAAAAAGAATTGACACGATTTGATCGATTATTTGTCAATTCGGTAAAGGCATAAGCATCACGATAGCCATATTTGGTGGTCACCGCCACATCACTTCCCATCGCATCACTAGTACGCATCACCGCTGTATATCCCGGATTAGCATAGGTAAAATAGGTATCATTTAAATACTTCCAGGTACCGTTGATCACCGTAGCAACATTGTCGGTGTTTTTAAAAACTTCACCTTCAGGCACTGCGGTCGTCGGATCCAGCTCAAGCGCATCCTTACATGATGCATTCACTAGGAAGAGCGCCAATATGATATATACAATTTTTAGTTTCATGATTTTCATTTAAATTCTCAGATTAACAATAAGGCATTAAAAAACAAGCTGAATACCACCAGAGATTGTTCGCATTGCCGGATAGCGAAAATAGGTCGCCCCATTTACCGTCTGTTCTGGATCCATTCCTTGATGACCATAAAATGTCAATAGATTTTCGGCTGTTGCAAAGACGCGAAGTTTTTCTACACCTATCCGCTTCAATAAATCCGAAGGTAATCGATAACCTAAACTTACATTTTTAAGGCGTGCATAAGTGCCACTGTAAAGAAAGCGTGTGGACGAAGAAGTCCAATTCAAGTTATCAGTTGTCAATTTAGGCACATCGGTCTGCGTATGCTCAGGCGTCCAGCGCTCGAGGATCTCCTTTGACCAAGCGCGTCCTGGATTATTACCGCTATGCATAAGCTGAATATAATCGTTATCTAATATCTGTCCACCCAAACTAAAACTCAATAAAGCAGACAAATCAAAATTTTTGTAGGTGAAACTGTTTTGAATCCCGCCGACAAGATCTGGCAATGAAGTTCCGGCAATAAAATTACCGGCCTTACTGTATTCCGAAGTTTTTTCACCTGTTTTATTACCGTCCTTATCAGCAGTATACCATTGCGGCAGACCGTTATCTGGATTTACTCCAGCCCATTCCGGCAGATAAAAATCATAGATACTTCCGCCTACGCGCAGGAGTTTATTCCCTGTAATGATCGGTTTGTTATCTTTTGGCAAAGCTGTAATCTTGTTTTTATAATGCGAAAGATTGACGTCTAAATTCCATTTAAAATTTTCATTTCGAACCGGGACAGTACGAATATCCACGTCGACACCTGTATTTTTCAGCGCTCCTATATTTGCATCATAGCCTGTATATCCTGTTGAATAAGCCATTGGCATTGTAAATAGCAAGTCTTTACTTCGACGGTTAAAGTACTCCACACTTAACGACACTCGGTTCTCAAAAGCGGATACGTCAACCCCCACATTCAAATTAAGGTTCGACTCCCATTTTAGATCCGGTGTAGCCAACCTGCCGGTATAGGTACCGCCCTTACCTAAGCTATTGGCAATCGTATAAAGTCCTTTATAAGCATAATAGGTACCTAAATTATCGTTTCCTTGTCCACCATAACTCGCTCTGACGGTTAACTGATTAACCGTTGTATTATCCTTCAGAAAATCCTCCTGCTTCAGTTTCCATGAGCCGCCCACAGACCAGAATGTACCCCAACGTTTATCCGGCGAAAAACGAGATGAGCCATCTGTCCGTAAGGAAGTTGAAAAATAGTATTTGTTATCATAGTTATACTCCGCTCTTCCCAAAAAGCTCAGTAACCTATAATCAACACTGGATCCTGTAAAATTATTAAGTTGAGATGCAGCAGCAGGTTCGTCAAAATAAGGAAGTACAAACTGTTGTCTGCTACCATTTATATTACTGCTGTTAAAATCATAGTATTCCTGTCCGGCCAATACATTGAGGGAATGCAAACCAAACTGCTTTTCATAGGTCAGCAAATTATTCCAGGTCTGTGCGACCGTACGTACGTTTGAACGATACACATACCCCCCGGTGTTCACACCATCGCCCAACAATGGATTAGTGTAGTCGTGCGTATTTCCATTGAGATAATCAAGACTATAAGTCGACTTAAACTTTAAGTTTTTAGAAAACAACACTTCCAGATAGGTTCGTGCAGATAGATTTTCGCGGCGGATATCATTTCGATCCAAAGGAAGAGATGCTGCCAGATTATTACGTGGAGTCGCACCACTTGGACGATATTCTCCAAAATCGTAAATCTTGTTTCCGGCTCCATCAAGGACATATGAGCCATCCGCATTCCGCTCATAGTACGGATAAAAAGACGGGACCAGTCTCGTAAAATTTATAATATTAGCCGTATTACTGTCTTCAGACTGCGGATACTTTTGTTGTGTACTGCTACCACCTATATTCAGGCCTACATTTAACCAAGACTTGACCTTACTGTCAATATTTGCACGCAGATTATAGCGTTTAAAGCCCGATTCAATTGCAATTCCTTGATCATTGAGATAACCTCCTGAAATGTAGTAGGTACTCTTTGCACTACCACCGCTAAATCCGAGGTCTGCCTGTGTACGCACCCCAGTACGTTGCAATACGTCGGTCCATGGATCATTCCAAAGCGTTTTTGCTCCAGCAACCAATTTACCATCTACGCCGACCGGCTGTGGGTATTGACTGCCGTAAGGATTAATATTTAAATCTGTCAATACGGTCTTACTTGCATTGGACGCCGCTTGCTCTGCCGTAAGGCCATTTGATAGGTTTTTATTTCTTAAAGCTTCCCAATAGAGTTGAAAATATTCATCGGTCGACACCTGATCATAGTCACGAACTGCACGTGTTGAATAGCCCTGTGTAAAATTGAGATTAATCTTGGTGTTGTCGGAAGTCACTCCCGACTTTGTGGTAATGATAATCACCCCATTTGCCCCTCTGGAACCATAAAGTGCACTTGATGCTGCATCTTTTAAAACAGAGATGGACTGAATATCATTCGGATTGATGGAGTTAATATCTCCTGCATAGGGACTACCATCCAACACGATCAAAGGTGCACTGGAGGCATTAATGGAGCCGATACCCCTAATACGGATGGCTGCTTCAGTACCTGGCTGTCCCGAGGACGCCACGGACTGTAAGCCCGGTACCTGTCCCTCTAATGCTTTGGTAATATTTGACACTTGTCTATTTTCGATCGCTTTGCTGCTTACTGTACTGACCGATCCCGTTATGTTTGTACGTTTGGCAGTACCGTAAGCCACGACCACCACCTCTTCCAGATCTGTACTGGAGGGTTTCAAGGACAATGTTAAGTTTGTGCTTGTTGCTTTTAGCTGTTGAGATTCATAACCAACAAAAGAAAATTCCAATACAGGTAATACGTCACCTGTGACATTGATTGTAAACTCTCCTTTTGAATTCGTTAAGGTTCCTTGATTTTGCCCCGAAATGCGAACATTTACTCCAGGAAGTAGGTGACCGGTATTGGCATCAACAACTTTTCCTTGTATAGCCCGCTGCTGAGCATAGAGCCTGTTCATATTGACCCCCGATAATGCTATAGCAGCAATAGGAATGTATTTAAGTTTTGCGTACATCGTAAAAATGCTTTACTAAATAAGTTAAGTGTGATTAAAAACAAAAAACACGGCGGCTTCTTGCACTCGAATAAAAACTACTTGTTTAATAGATTTTATTCGAGTGCAAATATATAACAAAATCCATTGAATTACTAGATTTTAAGAACTAAAAACAAAAAACACTAATATTCAGCAATTTAATTTATAAATATGTCTAGAAAAATATTTTTTCGTTAGCTAATTCACCATTATTGATCAAGCCATTTTTGAAACTTCGGGGACCGTTCCTCACTAACAATGACGACAATTCCTTCTGGGGTTGAAGGCATTAGCTCTAACTTGATTCGATTTCGACTAATCTTTAACATGGACTGGATGGCATCTATCCGAACAAGGAATTTCCGATTGATCTGAAAGAAAACTGTTGGATCCACCTGTGAAACGAGATGTGTGATGGTATCTTCAATAATATATGCAATTCCCGATCCTTTTTCTACGGCATACAGCTCTTTGTCTTCTGCCATAAAATAGGCAATATCAGCAATGGCCAGCGACTTTAAAAAATTACCATATTTCACTAGGAAGCGCTGTTTGAGCCGAGGTTCTACGTTGGGTAGTAGCGGTTCGATACGTTTCATGATCTCCGCCAACTCGTCGCTATCGAAAGGCTTTAACAGATAGGCATAACCCTTATTTTGGAAGGCCTCCAATGCATATTGTTCGTAAGCAGTCGTAAAAATCAGTGGCACATCGATCGATACCTGTTTAAAAATTTCAAAGCTCAGCCCATCCATCAGGTGGATATCCATAAAAATCAGATCGAATTGATTTCTATTGATCGTCATCACCGCTTCCTGAACCTCTTTTGCATTGGTAAAGATCAGTTCGCTTTCTCCATAGAGCGCAGTCAACATTTCCTTTAAGCCTACAAAAGCCCAGTCTTCGTCTTCGACAATCAGTATTTTCCATCTCATGGGTTGAATGTAATAAAAAATCCATTTCCTAAAAAAAGAAAATGGATTAATATATATAGGATAAAAAAAAATCGATTATTTTAACAGATCGGGATTATTATTGATTGCCTCCTGTGGATAGCGAATCACATAACGTGGATCGTTCTGCTGCAGGGTTACCGTCCTACCGAAACTACTGTGTGTGATCGCCGGTCTTGTCGTCCGTTTTAGATCATACCAGCGTAATCCCTCTAGCGCCAGTTCACGCTTGCGTTCCAGCAGAACCGCATCTAGCAATTGCTCCTTTGACAAACCTGCGTCGGCCTTCGTTTCTTTGGCATAGGCATCTGCGGTAAATCTGTTTTTCTTTAAAGCAGACAGATATTTTAATGCTTCTGCTGTATTTCCCAGGCGAACATAACATTCGGCCATCGTCAAATAAAGATCAGCATTTCTAAAACTCACGTTAAAACGGTTGTCTCCACCTTTGAGGGATACATAATCGCCCCCACTTTTTTGGAAGTAACGACCTTTTCTCAAATCGCCTGCTAAATAACTGTCTAATAAGGCCGGTGAAATAAAGGAACTTGTACGTACTCCAGGAACAGATACTTTTTCCAAAGCCATAATCATCTCTGCGGATTCAAAATCATTCGGAAGTAGGCTTCCAGCAACATTGAGATCAACCAATTTGTCATTTATAGCCAAAGCTTTTTTAGCGGCATCAATTGCTTCCTGCCACTCACCGCGGTATAAATGAACGCGTGAGGCCATTGCAAAAGCAGCGCGTTTGCTAAAGCGATAATTAACACCTTTTGCCTGATCATCGACAGTCAGTAACGCTGTCCCTTTTTCCATGTCAGTTAGGATCTGCATATAAGACTCTCCAATGGTCGCGGGAACAAAACGTTGTTCCAGGTCAATCTTTGTCGATAAAGGAACACCCCGAAGCCCTGCATTACTCGCCGAATAGACCTCACTGTAAAGATTTAACAACTCAAAATGAGCGTAAGCCCTCATTAGGTAAGCTTCCCCTTTAATCTGATCTACCGTGGCATTACTTCCTAATTTGTCATCAATGGTACTGATAATTTGATTGGCATAAAAAATACTGTTGTAAAATGCCAAATAAGGATAAGCAATTGTTGTCGCATCAGGATTTTGATCGTTCCAAAGATAGATATCTTTGGTTCTAGCGGCATCGGTCGAACTTTCATCCAACAATAGTTCATCCGTACGCAAAGACAAATAGGACTTATGTGTAGGAAATCCCAGATAACCGCTTGTCATCAGTCCTCTAAAATCACTTTCCGTGGCAGGAATGACCGTTCCTACCGGTTGTATATCTAAATATTTATTGCAGGAAGACAATGCACTCGCTGTCATGATCATTCCAAAATAAATTATTTTCTTCATGTTATAAATCAATTAAAAATTAAAAACTTGCGGAAAGACCAAAGGCAAACGATTTACTGATTGGCTGCGCATAATAATCGCCATAAGTTTCGGGATCAAAATACCCATCGTAATTTGTTCCAAAAACAAACAGGTTACGTCCTTCTACATTCACGCGTAGATTGCTTGTACCAATCTTTTTACTTAGTGCAGCCGGTAAGGTGTAGCCTAAACGAATGCTATTGATGCGGATATAACTCATTTTCTTTGCCCAAATATCATATTGTTTAAACGAATTAATTGGGTCGTTGCTTTCCATCCAGGCATAGGCCATCCAGCGTTCGTTTAATTCAGAATTGATACTTCCCAATGCTGGTAAAGCGGCTTTACCCTGCAAGGCCATCAACAGATCCTTCGTATAATTCTGTCCACGATCTACTTTGGCAGGATTGTAAGTTGGCGTACGACTCGCCCAGCGTTCTAAATTAAATACCGCAGAGATAGCCAAATCAAATTGTCCATAACGAAAACGATTGGTCATCCCGCCAATGAATTTAGGATCTTTACTACCAGCATATTTAAACTTGGAACGATAAGTTGCCGCCGACATATCTGTCTGAGAAGTATATCCTGGCAAGAAATCAGCCCAAGGATCGTAGAGCCCATAAAACTCTTCCATACTCGCAACCGAACCATCCTGGTTTCTAAACTGCATCACACCATCTTTGTCCAAACCAGCAGTTTCCAATACATATAAACCATTAATTGGTCGACCAGCCTGAGATTCTGGCGCATAAGCCGTTGGATTGTTGATTACTTTCAATAATTTATTATTGTTGTGTGCAATATTGAAGTCCGTTGACCAAGAAAACTTATCTGTCTGAATCTGACGGCTTGAAATCGTCAACTCAATACCTTGATTACGTGCTGAAGCCCAGTTAACCTGCACATTCTGAAAACCATTTTCCAAAGGCAGTGCACTATATGCGATGAGATCTGTACTTTTTCTGTTATAATAGTCGACTGTAATGTTTAATCGATTTTTCCATAACCCCAAATCAATTCCGGCATTATAGGATTGAGTACGTTCCCAACGTAATTTATCATTGGCAGGCATATCAACAACCACAGACCCCTCAGTGTTACCGGGAAGAAGCGTGGTATTACCATATTTACCGACAATAAAAGGATAGGTATTACGGTCCACATTCCCTTGGATACCGTAAGAAGCACGTACACGAAGATCAGACAAGGCTGTTTTTCCTTTGATAAACTCTTCTTCTAGCACATTCCACGATCCTGAAAGTGACCAAATTGGTAAAAATCGATATTTTGGATCCACACCAAACATGTTTGAACCATCGTAACGAATACTTCCATACACATTATACTTACGATCCAGTGTATATGTTGCGTTACCATAAAAAGAAGCATATGAGTTCTCGATAAATGCTTTTTTATATTGCACAAACCTAGAATCATTTTGATAGGTACTATTTGGAAAAATAATCGTCTGGGTAGTCAATGTTGCTGGATTATAACCAAACCCCTTCGTAGTCACCATTGTATTTTTGCTTCTTCGTAACTCCGTCCCTCCCATTACTTCCAATTCATGGCGATCGTTCCACGTTTTATTGTACTTGAGGTAAGTTTTCCAATTGTATTGGAAAATACTATTATGGGTATTTTCCACCGTCCCGCCTACAGGTAAGAAATATTTATTTGTCTTACTGGCAGCATCATAATAGCGCGTACCGGCACGTAATTTACGTGTATTATAGCTTTCCTGATCCGCAAATTTCTCCGATCCGTTCTCGTCAAATTGCAAGCCGAATTCGGTTCGTAATGATAGTTGTGGCAGGATGGTGTACTCCAAATAGCTAATCGCCTTAAGTCCTTTATTCGTAAATGTATATTTGGTATTTTCTCGTTCTTCAACCGCATTAAAAGGAATATAAGTATCGCCCTCAAACCCTTCAATATCGGGATCATAGTTATACTTTCCTGACTGATCATAGACCGACAGATAAGGATTAACCGAACGCACATAATAACTTGGGTTTGTAAAAGCATCGCGATCCTGAATTGGATTTTGTCGGTTTGAAACCGTCCCCATTAGATTAATACCTGCTTTAAATCGATCATTAATATTAAAATCGTTATTTAATGTCAATGTATAGCGGCGTAGATCTACACCTTTCGTAGCTCCTTTTTCATCGTACAAACCACTGGACAAATAATAGCTATGTCCGTCATTACCACCCGAAATAGATGCAGAATACTGCTGATTCAGCGCCTGACGATAAAGTTCTTTCCCCCAGTCTGTTTGTTGTGAACGCAATTGATTGATTGACTGCTGCACGTCCGGCGACAAAGCCGCTAAACCACCCGAACGATAAGCATCCAGTGCATCTGCTTTGTTTAGTATCCGCATAATCGCACCTTTGTTCGTACGATAATTTAGATCCGTGCGGTTTGCCATCAATAACTCAAAGTCAACCTTCTCGTCAGCATTCATCAGATTGAGATTGTTGTAATCTGGGCGTTCGGTCACAAAGGTATTTGCTGAGACCTGCAATTTTGCGGGACCAGATTTACCTCTTTTTGTGGTAATCACAATGACCCCATTTGCTGCCCGGGCACCATAAATCGATGTTGCCGCTGCATCTTTTAATACTGTAATATCGGCGATATCATCAGGATTGATACCCGCAATAGGAAGATTTGTCAAGCTATTGAGGTTGTCCTTATCAATTCGATTAGGCATTTCAGTTCCCTCAATGGGCAAACCATCAATTACCCATAATGGATCTTGTGTTCCATTGAGTGATACTGTACCACGGATACGAATCTGAGGAGCACTATTGGGGCCGCCACTAAAATTACTCAGTTGCAAACCTGCGACCTGACCGGCCAACATTTCGTCGATCGATGAAACTCCTGTTTGTTTGATATCAGCGACATTGATTTTATTGTAAGCCGTCGTATTCTTACGTTTTTTGATATCCGTATAACCTGTTACGATCACCTCATCCAAAGATTCACCACTTGGCTGAAGCAAGATTGTCTTATGATCCTGAAATACCGGCACCTGAATACGCTGGTACCCGACATAGCTAATCGTTACATATTTTAAATTACTAGGCACTTTTAAGCGAAATTCTCCAGCCGCATCGGTCAATGAACCCAATGCCGACTGCTGCACCTGATTAGGTACACCGATATCTTCTGCTACTGCCGAACTTTCAACGACAACTGTCGCCCCCACGACAGGTTTTAGCGTGACCGCATCCAGAACCTTTCCTTTCAATTCTCTGGATTCCTGCGCATGCGCAACGTGCACACACATGAAGGTCAACGGTATTAAAAACTTATTCATTTTGGTAGATGTTAATATATTAGTTTAATTCTAAGGTATTTGCAATACGTAATAAAAGA
The DNA window shown above is from Sphingobacterium thalpophilum and carries:
- a CDS encoding SusC/RagA family TonB-linked outer membrane protein codes for the protein MNKFLIPLTFMCVHVAHAQESRELKGKVLDAVTLKPVVGATVVVESSAVAEDIGVPNQVQQSALGSLTDAAGEFRLKVPSNLKYVTISYVGYQRIQVPVFQDHKTILLQPSGESLDEVIVTGYTDIKKRKNTTAYNKINVADIKQTGVSSIDEMLAGQVAGLQLSNFSGGPNSAPQIRIRGTVSLNGTQDPLWVIDGLPIEGTEMPNRIDKDNLNSLTNLPIAGINPDDIADITVLKDAAATSIYGARAANGVIVITTKRGKSGPAKLQVSANTFVTERPDYNNLNLMNADEKVDFELLMANRTDLNYRTNKGAIMRILNKADALDAYRSGGLAALSPDVQQSINQLRSQQTDWGKELYRQALNQQYSASISGGNDGHSYYLSSGLYDEKGATKGVDLRRYTLTLNNDFNINDRFKAGINLMGTVSNRQNPIQDRDAFTNPSYYVRSVNPYLSVYDQSGKYNYDPDIEGFEGDTYIPFNAVEERENTKYTFTNKGLKAISYLEYTILPQLSLRTEFGLQFDENGSEKFADQESYNTRKLRAGTRYYDAASKTNKYFLPVGGTVENTHNSIFQYNWKTYLKYNKTWNDRHELEVMGGTELRRSKNTMVTTKGFGYNPATLTTQTIIFPNSTYQNDSRFVQYKKAFIENSYASFYGNATYTLDRKYNVYGSIRYDGSNMFGVDPKYRFLPIWSLSGSWNVLEEEFIKGKTALSDLRVRASYGIQGNVDRNTYPFIVGKYGNTTLLPGNTEGSVVVDMPANDKLRWERTQSYNAGIDLGLWKNRLNITVDYYNRKSTDLIAYSALPLENGFQNVQVNWASARNQGIELTISSRQIQTDKFSWSTDFNIAHNNNKLLKVINNPTAYAPESQAGRPINGLYVLETAGLDKDGVMQFRNQDGSVASMEEFYGLYDPWADFLPGYTSQTDMSAATYRSKFKYAGSKDPKFIGGMTNRFRYGQFDLAISAVFNLERWASRTPTYNPAKVDRGQNYTKDLLMALQGKAALPALGSINSELNERWMAYAWMESNDPINSFKQYDIWAKKMSYIRINSIRLGYTLPAALSKKIGTSNLRVNVEGRNLFVFGTNYDGYFDPETYGDYYAQPISKSFAFGLSASF